In one window of Qipengyuania profundimaris DNA:
- a CDS encoding acyl-CoA dehydrogenase family protein — protein sequence MSDSDLEAFRAETRQWLEANCPPEMREPVRDEEDVYWGGRNASFKNDAQKVWFEACREKGYTVPEWPKEYGGAGLTPAQGKVLRQEMAAINARPPLSSFGIWMLGPALLHFGTEGQKQRFLNEIANGEIRWCQGYSEPGSGSDLVSMQTFGEDKGDHWVVNGQKIWTSYADEADWIFCLVRTDKENKYQGITFMLFDMASDGVSTKPIKLISGNSPFCETFMDDVTVPKSYGEDIPGFVGEINRGWDVAKYLLGHEREMISATGGGDRATSLGAVTSRQGALDPVLRAEIAMFDVDALAYTAMSEKFMDELKSGKGHPAQPNMMKYAGTELNKRRNELVMAAGGSHALEWESEASNGGKAARGWLRTKANSIEGGTSEVMLNVISKRILDLPGA from the coding sequence ATGTCCGATAGCGATCTCGAAGCCTTCCGCGCCGAAACGCGCCAATGGCTGGAAGCCAATTGCCCACCCGAAATGCGCGAGCCAGTCCGCGACGAGGAAGACGTTTACTGGGGCGGGCGCAACGCCAGCTTCAAGAACGATGCGCAAAAGGTCTGGTTCGAGGCCTGCCGCGAAAAGGGCTACACCGTTCCCGAATGGCCGAAGGAATATGGCGGCGCCGGCCTCACCCCGGCGCAGGGCAAGGTGCTCCGCCAGGAAATGGCTGCGATCAATGCCCGCCCGCCGCTCTCGAGCTTCGGCATCTGGATGCTCGGCCCGGCGCTGCTGCACTTCGGCACCGAAGGACAGAAGCAGCGCTTCCTGAATGAGATCGCCAATGGCGAAATCCGCTGGTGCCAGGGCTATAGCGAGCCGGGCAGCGGCTCCGACCTCGTCTCCATGCAGACCTTCGGCGAGGACAAGGGCGATCACTGGGTCGTGAACGGCCAGAAGATCTGGACCTCCTACGCCGACGAAGCCGACTGGATTTTCTGCCTCGTCCGCACCGATAAGGAGAACAAGTACCAGGGCATCACCTTCATGCTTTTCGACATGGCCAGCGATGGTGTGTCGACCAAGCCGATCAAGCTGATCAGCGGCAACAGCCCGTTCTGCGAAACCTTCATGGACGATGTCACCGTGCCGAAGAGCTACGGCGAGGACATTCCCGGCTTTGTCGGCGAAATCAACCGCGGCTGGGACGTGGCGAAATACCTCCTCGGCCATGAGCGCGAGATGATCTCGGCGACCGGCGGCGGCGACCGGGCGACTTCGCTCGGCGCTGTCACCTCGCGCCAGGGCGCGCTCGACCCGGTGCTGCGCGCCGAGATCGCCATGTTCGACGTCGATGCGCTGGCCTACACCGCCATGAGCGAGAAGTTCATGGACGAACTTAAATCCGGCAAGGGCCATCCCGCACAGCCGAACATGATGAAATACGCCGGTACCGAGCTCAACAAGCGCCGTAACGAACTGGTCATGGCGGCCGGCGGCAGCCACGCGCTCGAATGGGAAAGCGAAGCGTCGAACGGCGGCAAGGCTGCGCGCGGATGGCTGCGGACCAAGGCCAATTCCATCGAAGGCGGTACGAGCGAAGTGATGCTCAACGTCATTTCCAAACGTATCCTCGACCTGCCGGGAGCCTGA
- a CDS encoding SDR family NAD(P)-dependent oxidoreductase, which translates to MRFSGKTVVITGAASGIGAETTRLFASEGATVFASDIDAENGAKLASETDGDVRFAECDVCDPAAMKALMDRAASETGGIDVVFNNAGAGGARPPIDEIEPDEWDRTMDLLLRSVAMGIRYAVPHMKGRKGASIVNVSSVAAVGPGYSPTAYAVAKAGVLHLTKCAATDLAQFGIRVNAIQPGFINTNIFTASLEITGEMRSMANAAIAQMSSNAQPVARGGQPRDIANAVAFLAGEEASFMTGASLIVDGGITLGPRHSWDPEEPGLFAALEAMEEQAKQGAAAT; encoded by the coding sequence ATGCGATTCTCTGGCAAGACGGTCGTGATTACCGGCGCCGCATCGGGCATCGGCGCGGAAACGACGCGCCTGTTCGCCAGCGAAGGCGCGACCGTTTTCGCCAGCGACATCGATGCCGAAAACGGCGCGAAGCTCGCGAGCGAAACCGACGGCGACGTGCGGTTCGCCGAGTGCGACGTCTGCGATCCTGCGGCCATGAAGGCACTGATGGACCGCGCGGCAAGCGAGACCGGCGGGATCGATGTCGTCTTCAATAATGCCGGAGCGGGCGGCGCGCGCCCGCCGATCGACGAGATCGAACCCGATGAGTGGGACCGCACGATGGACCTGCTGCTGCGCTCGGTCGCGATGGGTATCCGCTATGCGGTGCCGCATATGAAGGGGCGGAAAGGTGCGAGCATCGTCAACGTCTCCAGCGTTGCCGCGGTGGGCCCGGGCTATTCGCCGACCGCCTATGCCGTGGCGAAGGCCGGCGTATTGCACCTCACCAAATGCGCAGCGACCGATCTCGCGCAATTCGGCATCCGCGTGAACGCGATCCAGCCGGGCTTCATCAATACGAACATCTTTACTGCGAGCCTGGAAATTACCGGCGAGATGCGATCTATGGCCAATGCGGCAATCGCGCAGATGTCCTCAAATGCCCAGCCGGTCGCCCGGGGCGGACAGCCCCGTGACATCGCTAATGCGGTCGCCTTCCTAGCGGGCGAGGAAGCGAGCTTCATGACCGGGGCCTCGCTGATCGTCGACGGCGGGATCACGCTCGGTCCCCGGCATAGCTGGGATCCGGAGGAACCGGGCCTGTTCGCCGCACTCGAGGCGATGGAAGAGCAGGCGAAACAGGGCGCTGCCGCCACCTGA
- a CDS encoding MFS transporter gives MSFVDGPLSQRLKLVHGSGAVAFGVKDSGFSFFLLPFYNLVLGVDAGVVGAALATALVVDALVDPLIGHLSDRTYTRWGRRLPWLYVAPWPLALLWTVLWSPPFTGTPGFWEIVALAVGVRLLLSACEVPSVSLVPEITDDYDERTTLFRYRFLSGWIGGLLMMVLAFTIFLPTPEAQLQPEGYAQFGLFGAGLMVLAVIGSAAAQHRIVAQLPAHRPPPFSLRGAFAEIFDAFREKAFVIFALGGLAAYVLQGMTFSITQYVNLYVWQFSELAFRLYPVVLFFSVVLMFVIVGPLHRAWGKPKSAAVAAIVGLTFYCLPYMLLLAGAWPTTGTTASTALLYVFLICANTASVVSIISATSMVAEIVEAFEERTGKRAEGTFYSGNWLVQKCATGGGILLTSLIVQSIDLAPGTPQSQVTQETVTQLVVLFVAAASMLGLIAAFWLGRFPITREQHEARVAARRASDPEFPKAIDDAVRADPDGHTITP, from the coding sequence ATGTCATTCGTCGACGGCCCTCTCTCCCAAAGACTGAAGCTGGTCCACGGCTCCGGCGCGGTGGCCTTCGGCGTGAAGGATTCAGGGTTCAGCTTCTTCCTGCTGCCGTTCTACAATCTCGTACTGGGCGTCGATGCGGGCGTCGTCGGTGCGGCGCTGGCTACCGCGCTGGTCGTCGATGCGCTGGTCGATCCGCTGATCGGCCATCTGTCCGACCGGACCTACACGCGCTGGGGTCGCAGGCTGCCGTGGCTCTATGTTGCACCTTGGCCGCTCGCCCTGCTGTGGACGGTGCTGTGGTCCCCGCCCTTCACCGGTACGCCCGGCTTCTGGGAGATCGTCGCACTGGCCGTGGGCGTGCGGCTGCTGCTCTCCGCCTGCGAGGTCCCCTCGGTCAGCCTGGTTCCCGAAATCACCGACGATTACGACGAGCGCACCACGCTGTTTCGCTATCGCTTCCTGTCGGGCTGGATCGGCGGATTGCTGATGATGGTGCTGGCCTTCACGATCTTCCTGCCCACGCCCGAAGCGCAATTGCAACCCGAAGGCTATGCGCAATTCGGCCTCTTCGGGGCGGGCCTGATGGTGCTCGCGGTCATCGGTTCGGCGGCGGCGCAGCACAGGATCGTGGCGCAGCTTCCGGCGCATCGACCGCCCCCGTTCTCGCTACGCGGCGCGTTCGCCGAAATCTTCGATGCGTTTCGCGAGAAGGCCTTCGTGATCTTCGCCCTCGGCGGTCTGGCCGCATATGTGCTGCAGGGAATGACCTTCTCGATCACGCAATATGTGAACCTCTACGTCTGGCAATTCAGCGAGCTCGCTTTCCGGCTTTACCCGGTGGTGCTGTTTTTCTCCGTCGTGCTGATGTTCGTCATCGTCGGCCCGCTGCACCGCGCCTGGGGCAAGCCAAAATCGGCAGCGGTGGCGGCCATCGTCGGCCTGACCTTTTACTGCCTGCCCTATATGCTGCTGCTGGCAGGGGCCTGGCCTACCACCGGCACTACCGCCTCGACCGCCCTGCTGTACGTCTTCCTCATCTGCGCCAACACGGCGAGCGTCGTGTCGATCATCTCCGCCACCTCCATGGTCGCCGAGATCGTCGAGGCTTTCGAGGAGCGGACCGGCAAGCGCGCCGAGGGCACGTTCTATTCGGGCAACTGGCTGGTTCAGAAATGCGCGACCGGGGGCGGCATCCTGCTGACCAGCCTGATTGTCCAGTCGATCGATCTTGCGCCCGGGACGCCGCAATCGCAGGTGACGCAGGAAACCGTCACCCAGCTGGTGGTGCTCTTCGTCGCGGCCGCCAGCATGCTCGGCCTCATCGCCGCCTTTTGGCTCGGCCGCTTCCCGATCACGCGCGAGCAGCACGAGGCCCGTGTGGCGGCCCGGCGCGCTTCCGACCCTGAATTCCCCAAGGCGATCGACGATGCGGTACGCGCCGATCCCGACGGCCACACGATAACCCCCTAG
- a CDS encoding acyl-CoA dehydrogenase family protein, which translates to MDFEPTEKQVFWRDRVKNFIEQHVRPAIPTYREQDAEGDRWKVIPVVQELKAKAKADGIWNLFMPPRNEGHHHVEETYEFDGPGLTNLEYALCAEEMGRVGFASEVFNCSAPDTGNMEVFHRYGTREQKDEWLTPLMNGEIRSAFLMTEPYTASSDATNIETRIERDGDEYVINGRKWWSSGLGDPRCKVSIVMGKTDFSAGRHAQQSMVLMPNDAPGVNIIRHLPVFGYDDAPHGHMEVELKDVRVPVTNMLLGEGRGFEIAQGRLGPGRIHHCMRTIGVAEEALEKMCKRLQEREAFGKPIYKHSVWEERVARARIDIDMTRLLCLKAADMMDKVGNKAAKQEIAMIKVQAPNMALRIIDDAIQAHGGGGVSEDYGLASAYAHQRTLRLADGPDEVHARSIARMEFAKHTPNEGPSSNALRNSNAQSASAGSAAASAGMSSGDVGATR; encoded by the coding sequence ATGGATTTCGAACCCACTGAGAAACAAGTATTCTGGCGCGACCGGGTGAAGAACTTCATCGAGCAGCACGTGCGTCCGGCCATCCCCACCTATCGCGAACAGGATGCGGAAGGCGATCGCTGGAAGGTGATCCCGGTCGTCCAGGAACTTAAGGCCAAGGCCAAGGCGGATGGCATCTGGAATCTCTTCATGCCGCCGCGCAACGAAGGCCATCACCATGTCGAGGAGACCTATGAGTTCGACGGTCCCGGCCTGACTAATCTCGAATATGCGCTCTGCGCCGAAGAAATGGGCCGCGTCGGCTTCGCGTCCGAAGTCTTCAACTGCTCCGCGCCCGATACCGGCAACATGGAAGTGTTCCACCGCTATGGCACGCGCGAGCAGAAGGACGAGTGGCTGACGCCATTGATGAACGGCGAAATCCGCTCCGCCTTCCTCATGACCGAGCCTTACACGGCCAGCTCCGACGCGACGAACATCGAGACCCGCATCGAACGCGACGGCGACGAATATGTCATCAATGGCCGCAAGTGGTGGTCCTCGGGCCTCGGCGATCCGCGCTGCAAGGTCTCGATCGTCATGGGCAAGACCGACTTTTCCGCCGGTCGCCATGCGCAGCAGTCGATGGTCCTCATGCCGAACGATGCGCCCGGCGTGAACATCATCCGCCACCTGCCCGTCTTCGGTTACGACGATGCCCCGCACGGGCACATGGAAGTCGAGCTGAAGGATGTGCGCGTCCCCGTGACCAATATGCTGCTGGGCGAAGGTCGCGGTTTCGAGATCGCGCAGGGCCGCCTCGGCCCGGGCCGCATCCACCACTGCATGCGCACCATCGGCGTGGCCGAAGAAGCGCTGGAGAAGATGTGCAAACGCCTGCAGGAGCGCGAAGCCTTCGGCAAGCCGATCTACAAGCACTCGGTATGGGAAGAGCGCGTCGCCCGCGCCCGCATCGATATCGACATGACCCGCCTGCTCTGCCTGAAGGCCGCCGACATGATGGACAAGGTCGGCAACAAGGCGGCCAAGCAGGAGATCGCCATGATCAAGGTGCAAGCGCCGAACATGGCCCTGCGGATCATCGACGATGCCATCCAGGCCCATGGCGGTGGCGGCGTGAGCGAGGACTACGGCCTTGCGAGCGCCTATGCCCACCAGCGCACGCTGCGCCTGGCGGACGGTCCGGACGAGGTCCACGCCCGCTCCATCGCACGCATGGAATTCGCCAAGCATACGCCGAACGAAGGGCCGAGCAGTAATGCCCTGCGCAACAGCAACGCCCAGTCGGCCAGCGCCGGCAGCGCAGCGGCCAGCGCCGGCATGTCCAGTGGCGATGTAGGAGCAACGCGCTGA
- a CDS encoding Zn-dependent alcohol dehydrogenase translates to MAKAAILEQVGGLTIGEVELADPAPHEVLIDTKACGLCHSDLHFIDGAYPHPLPAIPGHEAAGVVRAVGSEVKTVKPGDHVVSCLSAFCGHCEFCVTGRMALCMGADTRRDQTAPPRITRNGGETVAQMLNLSAFAEQMLIHEHACVAIDKDMPLDRAAVIGCAVTTGAGAIFNACSVVPGESIAVVGCGGVGLAAINAAKITGAGKVIAIDPLPEKRALAETLGATHTIDAMADDAVEQVMKITGGGVHHAIEAVGRQASADLCVKILRRGGTATILGMMPLDCKVGLGAMDLLSGKKLQGAIMGMNHFPVDLPRLVDFYMRGLLDLDTIIAERIPLEKINEGFEKMKQGTSARSVVVFD, encoded by the coding sequence ATGGCCAAAGCAGCAATACTCGAGCAGGTCGGCGGGCTGACGATCGGCGAGGTCGAACTCGCCGATCCGGCCCCGCACGAAGTCCTGATAGACACCAAGGCGTGCGGGCTGTGCCATTCGGACCTGCACTTTATCGACGGGGCCTATCCACACCCGCTTCCGGCCATTCCGGGCCATGAGGCGGCGGGTGTGGTGCGCGCGGTCGGCAGCGAGGTGAAGACCGTGAAACCGGGTGACCATGTCGTCTCCTGCCTCTCGGCCTTCTGCGGCCATTGCGAGTTCTGCGTGACCGGGCGCATGGCGCTGTGCATGGGAGCGGACACGCGCCGCGACCAGACGGCACCGCCGCGCATCACCCGCAATGGTGGCGAAACCGTGGCCCAGATGCTCAATCTGTCGGCCTTTGCCGAACAGATGCTGATCCACGAGCATGCCTGCGTCGCCATCGACAAGGACATGCCGCTGGACCGTGCTGCCGTGATCGGCTGTGCGGTCACGACCGGAGCAGGCGCGATCTTCAACGCCTGCTCGGTCGTTCCGGGCGAAAGTATAGCGGTCGTCGGCTGCGGCGGCGTTGGGCTCGCGGCCATCAATGCGGCCAAGATTACCGGTGCCGGCAAAGTCATCGCGATCGATCCGCTGCCCGAAAAACGTGCCCTGGCCGAAACGCTGGGCGCAACGCACACGATCGACGCCATGGCGGACGATGCAGTCGAACAGGTCATGAAGATCACCGGCGGCGGCGTGCATCATGCAATCGAAGCTGTCGGCCGGCAAGCGAGCGCGGACCTGTGCGTGAAGATCCTGAGGCGCGGCGGCACGGCGACGATCCTCGGTATGATGCCATTGGACTGCAAGGTCGGCCTCGGCGCGATGGACCTGCTTTCCGGCAAGAAGCTGCAAGGCGCGATCATGGGGATGAACCATTTCCCGGTCGATCTGCCGCGCCTGGTGGATTTCTACATGCGCGGACTGCTCGATCTCGACACGATCATAGCGGAGCGCATTCCGCTCGAGAAGATCAACGAGGGGTTCGAGAAAATGAAGCAGGGCACCTCGGCGCGCAGCGTGGTGGTGTTCGATTGA
- a CDS encoding phosphotransferase family protein, translating to MSEQQIDFDKEMVGTVEVSDKDAMDLDTLTAWFEANVEGFEGPISYSKFKGGQSNPTYRIDTPNQSYVLRRQPFGKLLPSAHAVDREYKAMHALGPTGFPVPKTYGLCEDPDVIGSKFFVMGLADGRSLWNGALPGIDPKDRREIYNAMIDTMAELHLRKPDEIGLSDFGKPTDYCARQISRWSKQYKLSETEHMPQMERLIEWLPQTIPPQHESSVVHGDYRLDNMIFEKDANRVLAVLDWELSTLGDPIADFSYLMLNWHNPADGRAGLLGLDLDELGIPTQQEAVDRYVAKTGYPVPPMDWYFAYNLFRLAGIMQGIKKRVIDGTASSAHAKNMSERVAPLVERAYQFAQAAGMD from the coding sequence ATGTCGGAACAGCAAATCGACTTCGACAAGGAAATGGTCGGCACGGTCGAAGTGTCGGACAAGGACGCGATGGACCTCGACACGCTGACGGCATGGTTCGAAGCCAATGTCGAGGGCTTCGAAGGACCGATCAGCTATTCGAAGTTCAAGGGCGGCCAGTCGAACCCGACCTACCGGATCGACACGCCGAACCAGTCTTACGTTCTGCGCCGCCAGCCCTTCGGTAAACTGCTGCCTAGCGCGCATGCGGTGGACCGCGAATACAAGGCCATGCATGCCCTCGGCCCGACCGGCTTTCCTGTGCCCAAGACCTATGGCCTGTGCGAAGACCCGGACGTCATCGGCTCGAAGTTCTTCGTCATGGGTCTCGCCGACGGGCGATCCTTGTGGAACGGTGCCCTCCCCGGCATCGACCCGAAGGACCGGCGCGAGATCTACAATGCCATGATCGACACCATGGCCGAGTTGCACCTGCGCAAGCCGGACGAAATCGGCCTGTCCGACTTCGGCAAGCCCACCGACTATTGCGCTCGCCAGATCTCTCGCTGGTCGAAACAGTACAAACTCTCCGAAACCGAGCATATGCCGCAGATGGAGCGGTTGATCGAATGGCTCCCGCAGACGATCCCGCCGCAGCACGAAAGCAGCGTGGTCCATGGCGACTACCGGCTCGACAACATGATCTTCGAAAAGGATGCCAATCGCGTGCTCGCGGTGCTCGACTGGGAGCTGTCGACGCTGGGCGATCCGATCGCGGATTTCAGCTACCTCATGCTCAACTGGCACAACCCGGCAGACGGGCGCGCGGGGTTGCTCGGCCTCGACTTGGACGAGCTCGGCATCCCGACGCAGCAGGAAGCAGTCGATCGCTATGTCGCCAAGACCGGCTATCCGGTGCCGCCGATGGACTGGTACTTTGCTTACAACCTCTTCCGGCTGGCCGGCATCATGCAGGGCATCAAGAAGCGGGTGATCGACGGTACGGCATCGTCCGCCCACGCCAAGAACATGTCCGAGCGCGTCGCGCCGCTGGTGGAGCGCGCCTACCAGTTCGCGCAGGCTGCGGGGATGGACTAG
- the dapD gene encoding 2,3,4,5-tetrahydropyridine-2,6-dicarboxylate N-succinyltransferase: MSADLETRIEAAWEDRANVTPKSGDVREAVEAALKMLDSGKGRVAEPDGKGGWQVNQWLKKAVLLSFRLNDNRVMDGGSAGHPAFDKVPSKFAGWDDARFREAGFRVVPGAVAREGAYIAPGCVLMPSFVNIGAYVGKGTMVDTWASIGSCAQIGENCHISAGAGIGGVLEPMQANPTIIGDNCFIGARSEIVEGVIVGEGSVVAMGVFITQSTKIVYRDTGEIIRGHIPPYSVVVPGSLPGKDGGPGLACAVIVKTVDAQTREKTGINDLLRD; this comes from the coding sequence ATGAGCGCCGACCTTGAAACCCGCATCGAAGCCGCGTGGGAAGACCGCGCGAACGTGACGCCAAAATCGGGCGACGTGCGCGAGGCGGTCGAGGCTGCGCTCAAGATGCTCGACAGCGGAAAGGGTCGCGTCGCCGAGCCCGACGGTAAGGGCGGCTGGCAGGTCAACCAGTGGCTCAAGAAGGCCGTGCTGCTCAGCTTCCGGCTTAACGACAACCGCGTGATGGACGGCGGCAGCGCCGGTCACCCCGCCTTCGACAAGGTGCCGAGCAAGTTCGCTGGCTGGGACGATGCCCGGTTTCGCGAAGCCGGTTTCCGCGTCGTGCCCGGCGCAGTGGCCCGCGAGGGGGCCTATATCGCCCCCGGCTGCGTGCTGATGCCGAGCTTCGTCAACATCGGCGCCTATGTCGGCAAAGGCACCATGGTCGATACCTGGGCCAGCATCGGCAGCTGTGCCCAGATCGGCGAGAACTGCCACATCTCCGCCGGCGCCGGCATCGGCGGCGTCCTCGAACCTATGCAGGCGAACCCGACCATCATCGGCGACAACTGCTTCATCGGCGCGCGCAGCGAGATCGTCGAAGGGGTGATAGTCGGCGAAGGCAGCGTCGTCGCGATGGGCGTCTTCATCACCCAGTCGACCAAGATCGTCTATCGCGACACGGGCGAGATCATCCGCGGGCACATCCCGCCCTATTCCGTGGTGGTGCCCGGCTCACTGCCAGGCAAGGATGGCGGACCCGGCCTCGCCTGCGCCGTCATCGTCAAGACGGTAGACGCGCAAACCCGCGAGAAAACGGGCATCAACGACTTGTTGCGCGACTGA
- a CDS encoding DUF2945 domain-containing protein: protein MSNSNSFQTDQYVEWEWGNGKGKGQIKERFEREVTRTLQGSEVTKDGDEDNPAYLIKQEDGDEVLKRGSELSAQN from the coding sequence ATGAGCAATTCCAATAGTTTCCAGACCGACCAGTACGTCGAATGGGAGTGGGGGAACGGCAAGGGCAAGGGCCAGATCAAGGAACGCTTCGAGCGCGAAGTGACCCGCACGCTTCAGGGCAGCGAAGTTACCAAGGATGGCGACGAGGACAATCCGGCCTATCTGATAAAGCAGGAAGACGGCGACGAGGTCTTGAAGCGCGGCTCCGAACTTTCGGCGCAGAACTGA
- a CDS encoding DUF3008 family protein produces MPKAKSKAQQQAAGAALSAKRGETKVSDLQGASKDMYESMSEDELDEMASTDRSDLPDTADDD; encoded by the coding sequence ATGCCGAAAGCCAAAAGCAAAGCGCAGCAGCAGGCCGCTGGAGCCGCTCTGTCCGCCAAGCGCGGAGAGACAAAAGTGTCCGACCTGCAGGGCGCGTCCAAGGACATGTATGAGAGCATGAGCGAGGACGAACTCGACGAAATGGCGTCGACCGACCGCTCCGACCTGCCCGACACGGCGGACGACGATTGA
- a CDS encoding DUF3140 domain-containing protein yields the protein MDGDKKDEVYSDFTDCVNMQPKELEEWLDTEKSKSVGDNDGGESTGHRSGRRIVEIKRTKKDDLTDSQYEHMQKVVGYVHRHTAQKPSGDIEESDWRYSLMNWGHDPCK from the coding sequence ATGGACGGGGACAAGAAGGACGAGGTCTATTCCGATTTTACCGACTGCGTGAACATGCAGCCGAAAGAACTCGAGGAATGGCTCGATACCGAAAAGTCGAAATCGGTCGGCGACAATGACGGCGGCGAAAGCACCGGCCACCGGTCGGGCCGCCGGATCGTCGAGATCAAGCGGACGAAGAAAGACGACCTGACGGACAGCCAGTACGAGCACATGCAGAAGGTCGTCGGCTATGTGCACCGTCACACCGCGCAAAAGCCTTCCGGCGACATCGAAGAAAGCGATTGGCGCTACAGCCTGATGAACTGGGGTCACGACCCCTGTAAATGA
- a CDS encoding dipeptidase — protein sequence MRTLALAAAFLITTSPLAAQDRAEQTAAAALEAAPVWDGHNDVPIQLRSRFDNRINDFDFADTLDTATEDRAAMHTDIARLRTGKVGAQWWSVYVSASLPEPEAVQATIEQIDVTKRLIARYPDTLQLALTADDVEQAMAAGRVASLLGMEGGHSIGSSLAVLRQMYDLGARYMTLTHGTTLSWADSATDAPKHGGLNAFGMDVVREMNRIGMLVDLSHVSEEAMHDAIDVAGAPVIFSHSGARAINGHLRNVPDSVLARLPQNGGIVMVVALPWFLTEDLRQHSANRASEQARLEALLPGRPDEVEAQLAVWDAENRAPVSTISDMADHIDHVREVAGIDNIGIGGDYDGMPNGPVGMEDVTGYPALFVELARRGYSQEDLEKISSRNMMRVLRAAEAYAATQRNATPIEYAVGAPRDGED from the coding sequence ATGCGCACACTCGCTCTCGCCGCCGCGTTTCTCATCACGACCAGCCCGCTCGCCGCACAGGACCGGGCCGAGCAAACCGCCGCAGCTGCGCTCGAAGCGGCGCCGGTGTGGGATGGCCACAACGACGTGCCGATCCAGCTTCGCAGCCGGTTCGACAACCGCATCAACGATTTCGATTTCGCCGACACGCTCGATACGGCGACCGAGGATCGGGCTGCGATGCACACCGACATTGCGCGCCTGCGCACCGGCAAGGTCGGCGCGCAGTGGTGGTCGGTCTATGTCAGCGCCAGCCTGCCGGAACCCGAAGCCGTGCAGGCGACCATCGAGCAGATCGACGTGACCAAGCGGTTGATCGCGCGCTATCCCGACACGCTGCAGCTCGCGCTGACTGCAGACGACGTCGAACAGGCGATGGCGGCGGGGCGCGTGGCCTCATTGCTCGGGATGGAAGGCGGGCACTCGATCGGATCGAGCCTTGCCGTGTTGCGCCAGATGTACGATCTCGGTGCCCGCTATATGACGCTGACCCATGGCACCACACTGAGTTGGGCCGATAGTGCGACCGACGCGCCCAAGCATGGCGGATTGAACGCTTTCGGCATGGACGTCGTGCGCGAGATGAATCGCATCGGCATGCTGGTCGATCTCAGCCATGTCAGCGAGGAGGCGATGCACGATGCGATCGACGTGGCCGGTGCACCGGTAATCTTCAGTCACTCCGGCGCGCGGGCGATCAACGGCCATTTGCGCAACGTGCCGGACAGCGTGCTCGCCCGCCTGCCGCAGAATGGCGGCATCGTGATGGTGGTGGCACTACCGTGGTTCCTGACCGAGGATTTGCGCCAGCATTCCGCCAATCGCGCTTCGGAGCAGGCGCGGCTCGAAGCTCTGCTTCCCGGTCGGCCCGACGAAGTCGAAGCGCAGCTTGCGGTCTGGGATGCGGAGAACCGCGCGCCGGTATCGACTATCTCCGATATGGCCGACCATATCGACCATGTCCGCGAAGTCGCCGGGATCGACAACATCGGCATCGGCGGGGATTACGACGGCATGCCCAACGGCCCGGTCGGCATGGAAGACGTAACCGGCTATCCGGCGCTATTCGTCGAACTGGCCCGGCGCGGCTATTCGCAGGAGGATCTCGAAAAGATTTCCTCGCGCAACATGATGCGGGTCTTGCGCGCGGCGGAGGCCTATGCGGCAACCCAGCGGAACGCTACGCCGATCGAATATGCTGTGGGTGCGCCGCGCGACGGGGAGGACTGA
- a CDS encoding DUF427 domain-containing protein: protein MTIEARWNGETLARSDDTVVVEGNHYFPAKDVARGVLTTSDKTTTCPWKGTAQYHSINAGGAINPDAAWYYPEPKPDAAHIKGRIAFWNGVEVVEV, encoded by the coding sequence ATGACGATCGAAGCACGGTGGAACGGCGAGACCCTGGCGCGGAGCGACGACACAGTCGTCGTGGAGGGTAATCATTATTTTCCGGCCAAGGATGTGGCGCGCGGCGTTCTGACGACCAGCGACAAGACCACCACCTGCCCGTGGAAAGGCACGGCACAGTACCATTCGATCAATGCGGGCGGCGCAATCAATCCCGACGCCGCATGGTACTATCCCGAACCGAAGCCCGACGCCGCCCATATCAAGGGCCGCATCGCTTTCTGGAATGGTGTCGAGGTGGTCGAGGTTTGA
- a CDS encoding DUF3253 domain-containing protein — MVLSRTEARRRPYQGPHRFLEWCRGGRGLSNLEAEILKMLGRRAEGATLCPSEVARFVSPDDWRAEMIAVHAATDKLVSRGEFSLSWKGEPMPRRKGPYRIGKPSQ; from the coding sequence ATGGTACTATCCCGAACCGAAGCCCGACGCCGCCCATATCAAGGGCCGCATCGCTTTCTGGAATGGTGTCGAGGTGGTCGAGGTTTGAGCAACCTCGAAGCAGAAATTCTGAAAATGCTCGGCCGTCGCGCCGAAGGCGCGACTTTGTGCCCCAGCGAGGTGGCCCGCTTTGTGTCCCCCGATGACTGGCGTGCGGAGATGATTGCAGTGCATGCTGCGACCGACAAATTGGTCAGCCGCGGCGAATTCTCGCTCAGCTGGAAAGGCGAACCGATGCCACGGCGCAAAGGACCTTACCGTATCGGCAAGCCTTCCCAATGA